A genomic stretch from Lathyrus oleraceus cultivar Zhongwan6 chromosome 2, CAAS_Psat_ZW6_1.0, whole genome shotgun sequence includes:
- the LOC127118003 gene encoding ankyrin repeat-containing protein ITN1 codes for MRNNIGLANPWLNEEALSWKVNNSEKDYELETEPSEVDRIIAKCCKFDNQINLISEAYHLVYGGSKNLFDESFNLTEIETPMKNSVLHIAAWNGNDEIVTLLIERAPKLLYILIQNNDSVLHVAARAGNTSIVQKPLNAHISLIKPKNDIEADGFEKTYMEKLLNFVQLRNNQGNTMIHEAMLCDENKNGGDMIFKVCEEYIYEYWDEETSSISCYDYAIYALNHAKKTILYLAVENGNMDAVKLILEKSERDGEWIEGFSPLVAAIIMHNQEMLRIILKHQPRWTHSLDKDNRLPLHYAASIGSFECVDLLHGLCKYCIIQRDRYGYFPIHLASYGGHVEVVKKLLQYYPEPSEMLDSCYERNILHIAAKHGKNDVICYILQSEIPEHHKLINQKDNKGETPLHLAARSCHPSTVYYLVNDKNKRVNLDLVNKNNETALDIVNALYEVGKSSLRQHLTWTALKSAGAKQSPGKVRIHIECKPSDVEESQQSNERENVSKRYKNRLENLTIVSTLIVTTSVAACLGVPGGADGNANNLNHAMFQFFVILITISFFSSISATLILFWATLGLTEFVTLADKIVMPVLGIVLFSLSLAFMAGLYIVISKLTWLANVFLVLTVIFIIVGVLLYILLFLPSSSTIKPLRNISHYPLLYLASRAECI; via the exons CATTGGTTTGGCTAATCCATGGCTAAATGAAGAAGCCTTATCATGGAAGGTGAATAATAGTGAAAAGGATTATGAACTTGAAACTGAACCCTCAGAAGTCGATCGGATCATTGCAAAATGTTGCAAATTTGACAACCAAATAAATTTGATTAGTGAAGCATATCATTTGGTATATGGAGGTTCAAAGAATTTGTTTGATGAATCTTTTAATCTAACTGAAATTGAAACCCCTATGAAAAACAGTGTGCTACATATTGCAGCTTGGAATGGTAATGATGAGATTGTTACTCTTTTAATTGAACGTGCTCCAAAACTTTTGTATATTTTAATCCAAAACAATGACAGTGTCTTACACGTTGCTGCAAGAGCTGGAAACACCTCCATCGTTCAAAAGCCATTAAATGCTCATATTAGTTTAATAAAGCCTAAAAATGATATAGAAGCCGACGGATTTGAGAAGACATATATGGAGAAACTATTAAATTTTGTTCAATTGAGAAATAATCAAGGCAACACTATGATTCATGAAGCAATGTTATGTGACGAGAACAAAAATGGTGGGGATATGATTTTCAAAGTTTGTGAAGAATATATATATGAATATTGGGACGAGGAAACATCATCAATTAGTTGTTATGATTATGCAATATATGCTCTTAATCATGCAAAGAAAACAATACTTTACCTTGCAGTTGAAAATGGAAATATGGATGCAGTCAAGTTAATATTGGAGAAGAGTGAACGGGATGGTGAGTGGATAGAAGGATTCTCACCCTTAGTAGCGGCAATCATTATGCATAATCAAG AAATGTTGAGAATCATCCTAAAACATCAGCCAAGATGGACCCATTCATTGGACAAAGATAATAGACTTCCTCTTCATTATGCTGCATCTATAGGTAGCTTTGAATGTGTTGATTTATTACATGGATTATGTAAATATTGCATCATTCAAAGGGACAGATATGGTTATTTCCCAATTCATCTAGCATCTTATGGAGGACATGTGGAAGTTGTGAAGAAGTTATTACAATATTATCCAGAACCATCTGAGATGCTTGACAGTTGTTATGAGCGTAATATTCTTCACATTGCAGCAAAACATGGAAAAAATGATGTGATATGCTATATATTACAAAGTGAAATTCCTGAACATCATAAACTGATAAACCAAAAGGATAATAAAGGAGAAACTCCTTTGCATTTGGCTGCAAGATCATGTCATCCCAGTACTGTGTACTACTTAGTTAATGATAAAAACAAAAGAGTGAATCTTGATTTGGTTAACAAAAACAATGAAACAGCTCTTGACATTGTTAATGCACTTTACGAGGTTGGAAAATCATCTTTGAGACAG CATCTTACATGGACTGCATTGAAATCTGCTGGTGCAAAGCAAAGTCCTGGAAAAGTAAGAATTCATATTGAATGTAAACCAAGTGATGTTGAAGAATCCCAACAAAGTAACGAAAGAGAAAATGTTTCAAAAAGATATAAGAACAGATTAGAAAACCTCACAATTGTTTCAACGCTTATAGTCACAACTTCAGTAGCAGCTTGTTTAGGCGTTCCGGGAGGAGCAGATGGAAATGCAAATAACTTAAATCATGCAATGTTTCAATTTTTCGTTATTCTCATCACAATATCATTCTTCAGTTCCATTAGTGCTACTCTCATACTTTTTTGGGCAACACTTGGATTAACTGAGTTTGTGACTTTAGCTGACAAAATTGTGATGCCAGTTCTTGGAATCGTTCTGTTTTCATTATCTCTAGCTTTCATGGCTGGTCTCTACATTGTCATCAGTAAACTTACTTGGTTGGCGAATGTATTTCTAGTTCTGACTGTGATATTTATTATAGTCGGGGTTTTATTATACATACTCCTTTTCCTTCCATCATCATCGACTATAAAGCCCTTGAGAAACATTTCACATTACCCCTTACTTTATTTAGCATCACGTGCCGAATGTATTTGA